Genomic segment of Bradyrhizobium diazoefficiens:
CGGCGGAGCAGGGCGGAACCGGGCCTGTGCGCAAGGGCCGGAAAGCCGGCGAAAGCGGTCCTGGGGCCAGTTGAGACCGCCGCCCGGCCGTGTTAGGGACCGCCTGTTGCGGGTGTAGCTCAATGGTAGAGCAGCAGCCTTCCAAGCTGAATACGAGGGTTCGATTCCCTTCACCCGCTCCAATAGCGATTTCAATTGCTTAACTAGAAATGTCTACCTCGCTTCTCACGCCATTCCGACAATCTTGATTCGTCACGGCTGAACCCCGCGCAAATTCGCGAGCGTTTTCAGTCTCTATTTGAAGTGGCTAGCCTCTCTTGATGTGGCGGACCGACGCGCGCCTCGGAGTGTGGGCTGAGCTCGTCTCGCCTTGATGGCCGGGCTGTTGTTCGCTTCCTTCGCTGAACGGACTTTTTGTCGGAAGCGCTTGATCACGCGCTTTGTGTTGTCGTCGCACGACAGGCCCTCCGGCCGTTGCTCGATCGTCTCGATGATCGCGAGCAATTGCTTTTTGCTCTTGGCCAAGCGGTCTCGCAGCAGCTCGATTTCGGCGACCTTGGTCTTCAGCGCGAATAGAAGCTTGTCTTTCTGCCAGGCACCCAGGTTCGGCGGCAGCAAACTTCGGATCTCCTGCAAAGAAAACCCGGCATTCTGGGGACTGGTGACGATCTCGAGGGTCAGAACAGCTTCGCTTGTATATTCGCGATATCCATTGCCGTTGCGCGAGACGGCGGCGATGAAGCCGCTCGCCTCATAGAAGCGGATCCGGGAGGCTCCTTCTTGACCTGTTGCTTGCCTTCCTCGGCGAGTTTCCCGTCGCCGCTGATTTCGGCGACGGCTTGCTTCGCCTTTCCCAAGAACTTGCTCAAGATCTTGTCTTTGATATTGCCCATAACGGTCCGACCCTGGTGGCGCTCACGCGGCTGAACAGACGAGCCGACCGCGGCGATTGCGCGATCGTGCCCGCCTCGTCCTCGAGCCGATCTACGATGTGACGCTCGCCGTCGCCTTGTTCACCAGTTCCTTGGCGCGGTCGCGGGCGGCCGGAAGGCCCTTCGGGAAGCCGCTGCGGTTCGGGTACAGCTTGCGCCTTGCATTCGGCGACGGGCGCTTTGGCGCGGTGTCCTGCGCAGCCTTGTAGTCGAGCATGGCAATGCCGCCGATCATCGCCAGCGCGAGAGCGATGTTGGCCTTCTTGGGATTGTCCGGCGTCAGCCCAGAGAGCAGCGCCGCCGCGTCGAGGCCGTCGCCCCCAACGCGCGCCCACAGTCCCGCATTCTTGTCGACCGACAGGGACATGATTCCGCTGACGATCTCGCGGACGCCGAAGCTTCGGACCAATGTCTCGTGGCCTTCCATGCCCAGAGTTTCCGTGACCCGCCGCGGCGCCAGCAATTCCAATGCGCCCAAGCCGATGGAGAACCAGCCAAGCGCACGCGCAAGCCGGTCTTCGGGCCGCCCCAGGCTGGGTCCGCCCTCGACGATCTTGGGATCGCCCTTGGTTCGCACGATGTTGGAAAAGTGAAACATAGGTTTGCTCCTTCAGGGCTTCAGCACGACTTTGACACAGGAATCCCGCTTGTCGCGGAAGACCTGGTACATTTCGGGTCCTTGCTCCAGCGGCACCGTGTGGGTGATGACGAAGGACGGGTCGATCTCGCCCTCCTCGATGCGGCGGAGCAGGTCGTCGGTCCAGCGATTGACGTGGGTCTGACCGGTGCGCATCGTCAGTCCCTTGTTCATGAAGGCGCCCATCGGGAGCTTGTCGGAGAAGCCGCTGTAGACCCCCGGCACCGAAATGATGCCTCCGGGCCGGCAGACATAGATCATCTCGCGCAACACGTGCGGCCGATCGCTTTCCAGCATCACCATCTGCTTGGCGCGGTCGAGCAAGGTGTCGGGCTGGGAGGCCATCACATGCGACTCCATCCCGACGCAATCGATGCATTTTTCAGGACCCTTGCCGTCGGTGAGTTCCTCGAGCCGCTCGAGGACGCTCTCGGTTTCGAAATTGACCGTTGTCGCGCCGCCGGCTTCCGCCATGCTCAATCGTTCAGGCAAGCAGTCGATCGCGATCACCTGGTTGGCGCCGAGCAGGATGGCGCTGCGAATGGCCATCTGTCCGACGGGGCCGCATCCCCAGATCGCGACCGTGTCTGTCGGCACGATGTCGCATTGTGCGGCAGCCTGCCAGCCGGTCGGGAAGATGTCGCTGAGAAACAGCAATTGCTCGTCGGGAATGCCGTCGGGCACCTTGATGTGGGTGGCATCGGCAAAAGGCACCCGCAGATATTCGGCCTGTCCACCCGGATAGCCGCCGGTCAGATGCGTATAGCCGAACAGGCCCGCAGTGGTACGGCCGAAAGCCTTGTCGGCCAGATGTTTCTTGCGGTTGGTGGTCTCGCACACCGAGAAATTGCCGCGTTTGCACTGTTCACACTCGCCGCAGATGATAGTGAAGGGTACGACGATGCGGTCGCCCTTCTTCAACTTGCCGTCCACTCCGCCGCCGACGTCGACGACTTCGCCCATCGTCTCGTGGCCCATGATGTCGCCGGGCAACATCCCCGGGATGAAATTGTGGAACAGGTGCAGGTCCGAGCCGCAGATTGCGCAGCTCGTCACCTTGATGATGGCATCGCGCGAATCCTGGATCTCGGGATCGGTGACGGTGTCGCAGCGAATGTCTTCCTTGCCGTGCCAAACCAGCGCTTTCATGTCTTCCTCCGGTGCCGCGAAGCGTTCAGTCCAAGGCTCTAAGTCCAAGGCTCTAAGTCCAAGCCTCTAAGTTCAAGCCTCTAAGTCCAAGCCTCTAAGTCCATGGCTTTGCGATGGTTGCTAGGGCGACCCGAAATCTTCGCGCGAGCTGGCTTACGGTCGGCATGATGCCCCCCAGCGCGGCTGCCTATCGTTTCGATTGACGTTATCGCTGAACATGTTTTCGACCGCGAGCACCACCGCATGTGTGCCGGCGACGCAATTCATCAGGGCGATTTCGCCCTGCTGTTCATGGCGAATGGCATGTGCCATGACACGCAATCGCGGATCGCTGCCGCGGCTGAGTTCATCATCGGCCATCTTTACGGCGCCGGCGTGGTGGATGGTCATGAGCTTGACAAACAACCCATCGAATTCGGCAGAAGGAGCCTGGTGGAGCTGCTCAAGCTGCGCTCCATCGAGCAGGCCGGGCATGGTTGCCCTTTCCTCCGCCGAGCAGATCTGCATCGGCGAGCTGAACCA
This window contains:
- a CDS encoding zinc-dependent alcohol dehydrogenase, with amino-acid sequence MKALVWHGKEDIRCDTVTDPEIQDSRDAIIKVTSCAICGSDLHLFHNFIPGMLPGDIMGHETMGEVVDVGGGVDGKLKKGDRIVVPFTIICGECEQCKRGNFSVCETTNRKKHLADKAFGRTTAGLFGYTHLTGGYPGGQAEYLRVPFADATHIKVPDGIPDEQLLFLSDIFPTGWQAAAQCDIVPTDTVAIWGCGPVGQMAIRSAILLGANQVIAIDCLPERLSMAEAGGATTVNFETESVLERLEELTDGKGPEKCIDCVGMESHVMASQPDTLLDRAKQMVMLESDRPHVLREMIYVCRPGGIISVPGVYSGFSDKLPMGAFMNKGLTMRTGQTHVNRWTDDLLRRIEEGEIDPSFVITHTVPLEQGPEMYQVFRDKRDSCVKVVLKP
- a CDS encoding MerR family DNA-binding protein produces the protein MRFYEASGFIAAVSRNGNGYREYTSEAVLTLEIVTSPQNAGFSLQEIRSLLPPNLGAWQKDKLLFALKTKVAEIELLRDRLAKSKKQLLAIIETIEQRPEGLSCDDNTKRVIKRFRQKVRSAKEANNSPAIKARRAQPTLRGARRSATSREASHFK